CTGCTAATCTATCGGCGCCAATCGATAGCAGGATGGCGCCATGTCCCATGCACCAGAGACGATCGGCCATGCCCTCGACGGACCGGAGGTCGCAGCCTTCACGGTTGAGCTGAAGCGTGAATTCGACACAGAGGCCCATCGTCACCCCCGCGGCCAGATGATCGGCTGCAGCCGCGGGGTCGTCACCGTGCTGACCGATCAGGGCGCCTGGCTGGTGCCGGCCGGCCACGGCATCTGGCTGCCGCCCTGGCAGTTGCATGGCGGGCGAAGCTTCGGGCCGGGCGCCGGGTGGACCGCCTATATCCGCCCCGATCGCTGCACGGAGCTTCCGTCCACCCCCCGCACGGTGCGCGTGCCGGGCCTGCTGCGCGAGGCGGTCCTGCGGGCTGCAACCTGGCAGGACGGTCGGATGGATGCGGCGCGCACGCGGATCACCGGGCTGATCCTGGACGAGATCAGGGGGCTTCCCGCCGAAGATTTCGGCCTGCCCATGCCGGTGGAGCCGCGCCTTCAGCGGATCGCACAGGCGATCCTGGAAGATCCGGCCGACGGCCGCAGCCTTGAGGGCTGGGCCGGCTGGGCGGGCCTCACCCCGCGCACGCTCAGCCGCCGGTTTCCGCGCGAAACCGGCCTCAGCTTCACCGACTGGCGCCATCGCGCCCGGATGATGCGCGCGCTGGAAATGCTCGCCGAGGGCGCCTCGGTCACCGCCATCGCCTTCGACCTCGGCTATGCCAGCGTCAGCGGCTTCATCGCCCGGTTCCGCCAGAGCTTCGGCGTGACGCCGGCGGCGCATCCGATCGTTCCCGGCTTGCAGAGGCCCGTCCGACCGGATACCTAACCCCAGAGACAGACAGCCTGGTCTTGGCAACATTTCTTCAGGGCGGGAACGGTTCCGTGAATCTCCTGTTCGCGCATATCGGGCGCGACCATGGCGTCATCGACGGCCGGCGGTCGGCGGCGGCGGTGTCCGCCTCCGGGCTGATCATCCGTCGGCACCATGACGACGGTATTGCCCTGCTGCTCCAGGCCGGGGCGGCCGGGCCGTCGTCGCGTCCCCCGCGGCCCCTGCCGTGCCGGCCGGGACCGGACGGCAGTGTGACCCTGTTCGACGGTGCCCTGTACAATGCCGCCGAACTCGCCGCCACGCTCGACCATCCGGCCGGAACGGAGGCGGCCGCCCTTGCCGCGACCGCACTCGCCCGGCGGGGAGAGGCGGCCCCCGCCGCCTGGGTGGGGGATTTCGCGGCCATCCGTTGGCACCCGGCGCGCCGGGTGCTGATCGCGGCGATCGATCAGATGGGCGGGCGACCGCTGTTCTATTGCTGCCGCCCGGACGGCATCCTGCTCGCCTCCCGGATCGACACGCTTCTGGCCCATCCCGCCGTTCCCCGGGGGCTGGATCCGGAGATTCTGGGGCTGACGCTGGTGGCGGCCGCCCATCGCCGCCCCAATCGCACCGTGCACACCGCGATCGACATGCTGCCGCCGGGGCATGGGCTCACCTGGTCCGACGGTCGTCTGCGGCTCTGGCGGTACTGGCAGCCCGATCCCACCCGCCGGATCCGGTTCCGGCGGGATGACGAGTATGTCGAGGCGGCCCGCCATCTGCTGGAACAGGCGGTCGCCTGTCGTCTGCCGGCCGGTGACGAACCGTTGCTCTGCCATCTGACGGCCGGGCTCGATTCCACTGCGGTGGCCACGACGGCGGCCCGGCTGCGGGATCCCGCGCCCCTGCACACGGTGACCCTGCGCCCGCAGCCCATGGCGGTTTTGCCCGAGGCGCCCGGGCTGATCCAGGACGAGTGGGACGGCGCCCGGCTGGTGCCGCCGCTTTATCCGAACATGGTGCCGCATCATCTGGTGGCGCCGGTGCCGACGGAAGCGGATGAAGATCCGGGCGGGCGTTTCCATCGCCGCGACTGGCCGATGAGCTGGCTGTTTTCGGACGGGCTCTACCATCCGGCCCCCGATCTGGCGCGCGATCTGGGCGCGCGGGTGGTGCTGACGGGCGAGGGCGGCAATCTGTCGCTCAGCTGGGACGGCCGTCTTGCCATGGCCGATCAGCTTCGTCACCTGCGCCTCCGGGGCCTGGCCACGAACCTGGCCGGGCGGGCACGCCAGGGCAAATCACCGCTCCGGGAATTTCTTGGATGGGCGCTGCTGCCGGCGCTGCCGCCCGAACTGCGGCTTGCCGTGAAGCGCCTTCGGGGGCGTCCGGAGCTGTGGCGTGAACGCAGCGCCCTTGCCCCGTCCCTCGGCGAACGGCTCGCAGAGGGACGTCTCACCCGCCATGCGCCGCGGCGCAGCGCCTCGCGCGATGCCGATATGCGGATCGAGCTGATCGAGAAGAACACCTTCCTGAAGCTCGCGCATTCCGGCCATATGTGGGCCGATCCGGCCGATCGGCGCCATCCGCTCACCGATGTCCGGCTGGTCGATTTCTGCCTGGGGCTGCCCGCGGGGCAGTATCTGAACCGGGGCCGCGACCGCTGGCTCGCCCGACGGGTGCTGGCCGGTCGTGTGCCGCAGGCGGTGCTCGACGAGCGCCGGACGGGCCGGGAGAATGCCGACTGGTTCCAGCGGATGACCATCCGGCGCGACTGGATGATGGCGGAGATCGAACGCTGCGAGGCGTCGCCGCTCGCCCGCGAGGTGCTCGACCTGCCCAGGATCCGGCGGCTGATCGAGGCCTGGCCCGCAGATGCAACGCCGGCCTCCCGGCCCGAGACCATGCTGCCCCTGCTGCATGCCGTCGGGCGCGGGCTGCGTGTCGGGCAGTTCATCTATCGGGCCGAGGGCGGCAATGGCTGAGGCACATCATGTCCGGGCGGCGGTGCTGTTGCCCGTTCACGGCGCCGATTGCACTGTGTATTGTCTGCACATAAATCATCACCATTGAGGAGTAGCCGGCAATGACCGATCGAAACGATGAGC
The DNA window shown above is from Tistrella mobilis and carries:
- a CDS encoding AraC family transcriptional regulator, encoding MSHAPETIGHALDGPEVAAFTVELKREFDTEAHRHPRGQMIGCSRGVVTVLTDQGAWLVPAGHGIWLPPWQLHGGRSFGPGAGWTAYIRPDRCTELPSTPRTVRVPGLLREAVLRAATWQDGRMDAARTRITGLILDEIRGLPAEDFGLPMPVEPRLQRIAQAILEDPADGRSLEGWAGWAGLTPRTLSRRFPRETGLSFTDWRHRARMMRALEMLAEGASVTAIAFDLGYASVSGFIARFRQSFGVTPAAHPIVPGLQRPVRPDT
- a CDS encoding asparagine synthase-related protein; translated protein: MNLLFAHIGRDHGVIDGRRSAAAVSASGLIIRRHHDDGIALLLQAGAAGPSSRPPRPLPCRPGPDGSVTLFDGALYNAAELAATLDHPAGTEAAALAATALARRGEAAPAAWVGDFAAIRWHPARRVLIAAIDQMGGRPLFYCCRPDGILLASRIDTLLAHPAVPRGLDPEILGLTLVAAAHRRPNRTVHTAIDMLPPGHGLTWSDGRLRLWRYWQPDPTRRIRFRRDDEYVEAARHLLEQAVACRLPAGDEPLLCHLTAGLDSTAVATTAARLRDPAPLHTVTLRPQPMAVLPEAPGLIQDEWDGARLVPPLYPNMVPHHLVAPVPTEADEDPGGRFHRRDWPMSWLFSDGLYHPAPDLARDLGARVVLTGEGGNLSLSWDGRLAMADQLRHLRLRGLATNLAGRARQGKSPLREFLGWALLPALPPELRLAVKRLRGRPELWRERSALAPSLGERLAEGRLTRHAPRRSASRDADMRIELIEKNTFLKLAHSGHMWADPADRRHPLTDVRLVDFCLGLPAGQYLNRGRDRWLARRVLAGRVPQAVLDERRTGRENADWFQRMTIRRDWMMAEIERCEASPLAREVLDLPRIRRLIEAWPADATPASRPETMLPLLHAVGRGLRVGQFIYRAEGGNG